A stretch of the Dioscorea cayenensis subsp. rotundata cultivar TDr96_F1 unplaced genomic scaffold, TDr96_F1_v2_PseudoChromosome.rev07_lg8_w22 25.fasta BLBR01001216.1, whole genome shotgun sequence genome encodes the following:
- the LOC120255844 gene encoding putative polyol transporter 2, with protein sequence MKLFQKMVEVEVQGASPKHNNYAFACAMLASMASILLGYDIGVMSGAALYIKDDLNINDTQIEILIGILNLYSLAGSIAAGYTSDWIGRRFTLVLAAFIFFLGALLMGFATSYLFLMIGRFVAGIGVGYALMIAPVYTAEVSPASSRGFLTSFPEVFINSGILLGYISNYAFARLPLHLGWRFMLGVGAIPSIFLAAGVLAMPESPRWLVMQGRLADATKVLSKTSTTQQEAHLRLQEIKEAAGIPLDCTADVVAVPKRPRRSAADGVWAELLIHPTKTVRRIMICAVGIHFFQQASGIDSVVLYSPRVFEKAGIKKKTTLLGATIAVGFTKTIFILVATFMIDKMGRRPLLLAGVAGMILSLSGLGLGLTVIDHHETHNTPWIALCITCILAYVAFFSIGPGPITWVYSSEILPLRLRAQGASLCVAMNRVTSGVITMTFISLYKAITIGGSFFLYAGVAAVAWVFFFTLLPETRGRTLEDTEELFGGKKNSLNMEGKEGNEVELVKNENK encoded by the exons ATGAAACTCTTTCAAAAGATGGTTGAGGTTGAAGTTCAAGGAGCTAGTCCTAAACACAATAATTATGCCTTTGCTTGTGCCATGCTTGCTTCCATGGCTTCCATTCTCTTAGGTTATG acattggAGTAATGAGTGGAGCAGCACTGTACATAAAAGACGACCTAAACATCAACGACACTCAAATCGAGATCCTCATCGGCATCCTCAACCTCTACTCCCTCGCCGGCTCCATCGCCGCCGGCTACACTTCCGACTGGATCGGCCGCCGCTTCACTCTCGTCCTCGCCgccttcatcttctttctcggCGCTCTCCTCATGGGCTTCGCCACCTCCTACCTCTTCCTCATGATCGGCCGTTTCGTCGCCGGCATCGGCGTTGGCTACGCTCTCATGATCGCCCCCGTCTACACCGCCGAGGTTTCTCCGGCCTCTTCTCGTGGCTTCCTCACTTCCTTCCCTGAAGTCTTCATCAACTCCGGCATCCTTCTTGGCTATATCTCCAACTACGCTTTCGCTCGTCTCCCACTCCACCTCGGCTGGCGTTTCATGCTCGGCGTTGGCGCTATCCCTTCCATCTTCCTCGCCGCCGGCGTTCTCGCCATGCCGGAATCCCCTCGTTGGCTCGTCATGCAAGGCCGTCTCGCCGACGCCACTAAAGTCCTCTCCAAAACCTCCACAACCCAACAAGAAGCTCATCTCCGGCTTCAAGAAATCAAAGAAGCCGCCGGAATCCCTCTAGACTGCACCGCCGACGTCGTCGCCGTCCCCAAACGCCCTCGCCGGTCCGCCGCCGACGGTGTCTGGGCTGAACTCTTGATCCATCCCACTAAAACCGTACGCCGGATCATGATCTGTGCCGTCGGCATTCACTTCTTCCAACAAGCTTCCGGTATCGACTCCGTCGTGCTTTACAGCCCTCGAGTCTTTGAAAAAGCTGgcatcaagaagaaaacaacTCTGCTCGGCGCAACCATTGCGGTCGGATTCACTAAAACCATTTTCATTCTTGTTGCCACATTCATGATCGACAAAATGGGCCGGAGACCTTTACTCCTCGCCGGTGTGGCAGGAATGATCCTATCACTCTCCGGCCTCGGTCTCGGCCTCACTGTCATCGACCACCATGAAACACACAATACTCCATGGATCGCGTTGTGTATTACTTGCATACTAGCTTATGTCGCCTTCTTTTCGATTGGACCGGGGCCGATAACTTGGGTTTATAGCTCGGAGATCTTGCCATTGAGATTGAGAGCTCAGGGAGCTAGTCTTTGTGTTGCGATGAATAGAGTGACTAGTGGAGTTATAACTATGACATTTATATCGCTTTATAAGGCGATAACAATCGGCGGGAGCTTCTTTTTGTATGCCGGAGTTGCGGCGGTGGCATGGGTTTTCTTTTTCACTTTGTTGCCGGAGACGAGAGGGAGAACTCTTGAGGATACAGAGGAGTTGTTTGGGGGGAAGAAGAACAGTTTGAATATGGAGGGAAAAGAGGGAAATGAAGTTGAGTTGGTTAAGAATGAGAATAAGTGA